From the genome of Pseudostreptobacillus hongkongensis, one region includes:
- a CDS encoding glycoside hydrolase family 57 protein, with protein sequence MNGYLSIVLHAHLPYVRHPEYEEFLEEDWLYEAITETYIPLLKMFENLTRDRVKFNITMTISGTLSNMLQDELLQNRYLNHMNKMVEFCSLELERLQNDPEMLEVAKHNYQVYTSARDYYIYHNKDLIKRFRYYQDLGCLEIIPVTATHGMLPMMKDYPNAVKAQVKMAKLDYINSFGREPKGIWLAECAYYKGQDSYLKDEGIRYFLVDAHGIKNANPRPVYGVYSPVYTNNGVAAFARDLESSEQVWSSEVGYPGDGSYREFHKDAGYELDYEYIKPFLHSDGVRRNMGIKYHAITDKKGDYKKIYNPTEARNKAISHAYNFVYNRSLQLDYLSKKMKYRKPIIVSPYDAELYGHWWYEGPIFLEYIFRAIQESNFESITPSQYLDKYKVNQVVDVSMSSWGANGYYDVWVDDSNDYIYRHLHKAAEKMIELSQYEPRNEIEYRALNQAARELFMAQTSCWPFIMFTKTMVGYAQKKVSDHIYRLFKIYEDFKNGTIDEEWLSEIEGRDNIFRNIDYRVYR encoded by the coding sequence GTGAATGGTTATTTAAGTATAGTGTTACATGCACATTTGCCTTATGTTAGGCATCCTGAGTATGAAGAATTTTTAGAAGAAGACTGGTTATATGAGGCTATTACTGAAACATATATTCCTCTTTTAAAAATGTTTGAAAATCTTACAAGAGATAGAGTTAAGTTTAATATAACTATGACAATTTCTGGGACTTTATCTAATATGTTACAAGATGAATTGTTGCAGAATAGATATTTGAATCACATGAATAAAATGGTTGAATTTTGTTCTTTAGAGTTAGAAAGACTACAAAATGATCCAGAAATGTTAGAAGTTGCTAAACATAATTATCAAGTATATACGAGTGCAAGAGATTACTATATTTATCATAACAAAGATTTAATCAAGAGATTTAGATATTATCAAGATCTTGGATGCCTTGAAATTATACCGGTTACAGCTACTCATGGTATGCTGCCTATGATGAAAGATTATCCAAATGCAGTAAAAGCACAAGTTAAAATGGCAAAACTTGACTATATAAATAGTTTTGGACGTGAACCAAAAGGAATTTGGCTTGCAGAGTGTGCATACTATAAAGGACAAGATTCATACCTTAAAGATGAAGGTATAAGATATTTTTTAGTTGATGCTCACGGAATTAAAAATGCTAATCCAAGACCAGTTTATGGAGTTTATTCTCCAGTTTATACAAATAATGGAGTTGCAGCTTTTGCAAGAGATTTAGAATCATCAGAACAAGTTTGGTCATCTGAAGTTGGATATCCAGGTGATGGGTCTTATAGAGAATTTCATAAAGATGCTGGATATGAATTAGATTATGAATATATTAAACCATTTTTACATAGTGATGGTGTAAGAAGAAATATGGGTATTAAGTATCATGCTATAACAGATAAAAAAGGAGATTACAAAAAAATATATAATCCAACCGAAGCAAGAAACAAAGCTATATCTCATGCGTATAATTTTGTATACAATCGTAGCTTACAATTAGACTATTTATCTAAAAAAATGAAATATAGAAAACCTATAATAGTATCACCTTATGATGCTGAACTTTATGGACATTGGTGGTATGAGGGTCCTATATTCTTAGAATATATATTTAGAGCTATACAAGAATCTAATTTTGAAAGTATAACACCTAGTCAGTATTTAGATAAATATAAGGTTAATCAAGTTGTAGATGTTAGTATGTCAAGTTGGGGAGCAAATGGTTATTATGACGTTTGGGTAGATGATTCAAATGACTATATTTACAGACATTTACACAAAGCAGCAGAAAAAATGATAGAACTTTCTCAATATGAACCTAGAAATGAAATAGAATATAGAGCATTAAATCAAGCAGCACGTGAATTGTTTATGGCTCAAACATCTTGTTGGCCATTCATTATGTTTACAAAAACTATGGTTGGATATGCTCAAAAGAAGGTTAGTGATCATATTTAT